A single genomic interval of Littorina saxatilis isolate snail1 linkage group LG17, US_GU_Lsax_2.0, whole genome shotgun sequence harbors:
- the LOC138952610 gene encoding uncharacterized protein, with protein sequence MKIFVLGVFLAAFAAVCLAEVGMECTNQSQCAPEECCQIINNVVASKKRLVFPGFRQKINTSGTCQNYSQQGASCTSFATMNGYCGCADGLSCKTVRVSKAGTPIKHVLVRRKMAPGYRSFCLSN encoded by the exons ATGAAGATTTTTGTTCTTGGAGTTTTCCTGGCAGCTTTTGCTGCTGTTTGCTTG GCTGAGGTTGGCATGGAGTGTACGAATCAGTCCCAGTGTGCACCAGAGGAGTGTTGTCAGATCATCAACAACGTAGTCGCCAGCAAGAAACGTCTTGTCTTTCCCGGTTTCCGCCAAAAAATCAACACTTCTG GTACCTGTCAGAACTACTCGCAGCAGGGAGCCTCATGCACCTCCTTTGCCACGATGAACGGCTACTGTGGCTGTGCCGATGGACTGTCGTGCAAAACGGTGCGCGTTTCCAAGGCGGGCACTCCCATCAAGCATGTCCTTGTTCGCCGCAAAATGGCGCCTGGATATCGCTCCTTCTGCTTAAGCAACTGA